The genomic region atacatagattgatagatagataaatagatacatagatagatatgagttagatagtgaaatagatagatagatatgagatagatagatatgagatagatagatagatagatagaagatagatagatatgagatagatagatagatatgagatagatatgagttagatagatatgataggtatgagatagatgatagatatataggagatagttagatagacagatagaggaacgccccctcccatagacttgcattgaaggtgcagggccgtaacgtcacgagtccctggcgccggctctaagcgtttggaacattttgttctgaacggtgagcagcggaatactcctttaagaataATATTATGCTTATTTAAATTTGAAAGCATCCATTGCTATACATGATCTGTTTTGACAGTCTGTGAAGAGATATCAcatttatacattactatagcgCCATCTATCCACCTATGGTTTCAGGGCATATTCCCACAGTATGTTAACCTTACTAAGTATTTAAAGTTGAGCACACATACACTGTTTCTCTACTTTTTTCCATTAGCTCAGTCTTATTTTAAGTAGTGTGATAGAATCTCAGCTAATGCAGGCTGTCCCATAATCTTCAGTGTCTTCTCTGCTTGTCAGAGGAGAATGCCATTGTGCATGCTTATTGTCTCTTCTGACAAGTAGAGAATATGCTGACAATAGCATTTTCCATCTATAAGAGCAGAAAATATACTAAGAATTGTAGAAAACCTGCAACCAGTAGGGATCATTGAATGCTGCCAAAGATGATGGGTCAAGGCAGAAAATGTGCTATTAGGAGAAGCACTGAGATACTAGGGGGCACTTTAATAAGCTTATTTTGTCacataaatattttctttttcatgAGCATCAATTCaaagtttagttttattttttttactaaacatattattattaacaatatttttatcattaataatataaacatgttttatttatatattaactTGTAACAACATTTTCAGTACAATGCCACAGAAAAATAATTCCGCGGTTGAAGAGTTTGTGTTTTTGGCTTTTGCTGATTTGCACCGTGTCCAGAatttaatttttgtgttttttcttctgacTTATACCACTTGTATTATGGCAAACATTGCTATCATCACTGTTGTTAAAATAGAACATTCACTCCATAAACCAATGTATTTCTTCATCAGTGTGCTCTCCACTTTAGAAATCATATTTGTCTCGGTCACTGTCCCGAAGCTCTTGGCCATTCTAATTGCAGCCAACAACAAAATATCCTTCAGTGGATGTATAATCCAGATGTATTTCTTAAACTCTCTTGGTGTCACCGAATGCTATCTACTCATGGTGATGGTGTTCGATCGACATATGGCCATTAATAACCCTTTACGTTACCATATTATCATGACTCCTACAGTTTGTGTTGGACTAGCCATATTCCCATGGATCTTTGGATTTAGCTCTTGTTTCGTACTGGCAATCCTTACGGCACAGTTGGAATTCTGCGGTTCTAATGAGATTGATCACTTTTTTTGTGATTTGGCTCCGTTGCAAAGTTTAGCATGTTCAGACATCTCCATTAGTAGTATGTCAACAAGCATAGCTACGGCCATTAATGTTGTCCTGCCTTTTCTGATCATCATGGGATTTTATATCCGTATTTTAAACACAGTTACAAAAATCAGGAGTAATGATGGGAAACAgaaagccttctccacctgtaCGTCTCATCTCATCGTAGCCAGTCTCTTCTATGGTGCGGCCATGATCGTATATGCTAAACCTAAAACTAACCATTATGATAAGTACCTCACCTTTATGTATACAGCCTTTACGCCAATGATTAATCCTTTTATTTATACCTTTAGGAACAGGGAAGTGAAGAAGGTTTTTATGAATTTAATAAACCGAGTCATGAGACCAATGTTAAATGATTCTGCTTATGGTATTATGTGTCATTCAACTTAAGAAAAGctggaaaatatgaaaaatattactTCATCATCTGATTAATTGAACAACCTGCTCAAATGAATGATCAGCACTCAGCAGGATAAGAGATTGACTAAAGTATCTATTCCTTATGTATAGAGCAATACTGTTATTAACTTCTTTAGGACCAGGCCTGTTGTCATATACATACCTGTCTGTGTGGTGCAGGAGGGTCCGTTATTGAGTCACATGGTCAGCATAGTCAAAGTTGGGAGCATCAGGCCAAACAGCTGTTGCTCCAGTGATAACGCCTCCTGGCAGTGGGAGATTTAGAATAGTATGCAGTGATTGTTAATTCCCTCACTCACGTTCCTTGTACTATTCCATGTACAGTGTATGCCTTGCTGCTTAGTAAGTATAGAGCAGGGATTTCTTTCTTTGTTAGGACTACCGTCTCCTGTACATACTTTCTGTTATTTCACAGAAACTACTTCAagtgcagggactcctgtcaaagaaaGGAGTCCCTGTTGCTGAACAGGAAGCCGTGAAAGCATTGCCACTTACTAAGTACAATGTATGCCTTACTGCTCGGTGTACTTCTATTTTTTACTGGAGTCCCTGCTCTTTAAACCCTTACGGAGGGAcctattttttaccttaatgaccaggttttttttttttttttttttatgtggctgggtctctttaaatggtaataactttagaacactttttctcAGCGGAGCAATTTTGAGATAGTTttatcgtgacatattgtactttatataagtggtgcatttttgttgacacatgcagcatttttagtgaaaaactccaaaagatTGTGACAAACTGGAaaacactgtgcggtaaaagtgatgttatatttattctataggtgagtacgattatggcgatacccattttatatattatttatgttctttttccttttctgagaattttttttttctgtcatttgttttacaacagccgtaactttttttattttttgtctgacgccattgagtgagggcttattttttgcgtgatgaggagtactttttattggtaccatatcaTTTTTGCGATATGTGCTACCCTTTGATCTtatttattccgctatttgtacccaaattggcgaattttgcgttCTTTTTTCGCAGTTCTTTTTacagcgttcaccgtgcgggataatttacattatagtgttatagtgcacatcattacggacatggcaatacctattatgtttaggatttgtgtttttgatcttttttgttgataattagagatgagcgaatcgaatctgacgaatccgaatttgttacgaatttcatgaaaaaatagcaatgaatgtgaatatcaccgcgattctatcacgcaaattgcttaaataaactccatttagtgcagttcaggctccagggcacctaaaatggcagatccacatgtgaggacatggggcaaggaaatcTGGGAaagcgggaaggcaaggcaggaatgCAGGTAGGCGAGGTGACCCTgattcacatgcaggatgcagcctatcagcagccagtcacccctgtgatgtcactgccctatataatcgacagccatattccggctcttcacttcatcctttcactgcagcgAGATAGgacagccctgtgtgttacacagacaagctttttacagcagtgtttcacctcatagtcacatcagcattctggtggacagagagcagtgcatttttcacagaaaataatttttactgcagtcatTAACCTTCGAGaggggggcagagagctgtgtgttgcttcatacatttgaacaagctggctaagCTTGAGAaatagcagaggatggaggaataatttttcttcacaactctgtgtctttgttccacaacaaatggtctgctggttaaactagtctgtagacggtataatacccagcagcccattcctaatagtctttgaaagGGTGAAATTttagtttagtacacagcgacagtgtgctgcagcactgttgtgtaagtgtgctgtagagcatttttctgccctcataagtgcaaaccacatacgtacatctaagtagtgtactattttgtaccttataatctgtcaagggcctagattatGTGAAAAGCCAGACAAAagttatcaccggctggtgttttacctcACTAAttctttaagtgtactgtagcgagtttttgtgcccacataagtgcatgccacatacctacatctaagtagtgtactattttgtacctattaatctgtcaatggcctagatactgtgaaaggacagtcaaaagtactcaccggctggtgttttactccaatttttttaagcgtactgtagcgcatttttcggtcctcataagtgtataccacatatgtacatataagcagtgtactgttttgtaccttataatctgttaagggcctggatactgtgaaaggccaggcaaaagtaattaccggctggtgttttactccaatacgttttttaagcgtactgtagtgcattttttctgcccctacaagtgcataccacatacctacatctaaatagtataccattttgtacttgttaatctgtcaaggacctagatactgcaaaagtccaggcaaaagtaatcaccggctggtgttttactccactaatTCTTTAAgcctacagtagcgcatttttgtgcccacataagtgcatagaacatacctacatctaagtagtgtactattttgtacctgttaatctgtcaagggcctagatactgtgaaaggaaaggcaaaagtaatcaccggctggtgttttactccaataagttttttaagcgtactgtagcgcatttttctgctctcataagtgcataccccatacgtacatctaagtagtgtactattgtgtaccttataatctgtaaagggcctagatactgtgaaaggccaagcaaaagtaatcaccggctggtgttttactccaatacgttttttaagcatactgtagcgcatttttctgccctcacaagtgcataccacatacctacatctaaatagtgtactattttgtacctgttaatctgtcaagggcctagatactgtgaaaaggacaaccaaaagtacacacctgctgctgttctagacaaatactgttttaagcctagTGAGGCGTTCTGTActccccctcatatacgcactaagtatgtcaggcagagaagtgccaggacatgctccCTGTATCAGCTtacagtcatgtctcgaccagaaatccatctgccgtcatcgatcgGTTAACAACATGGTCAtcaacttcatcacaagtgacatatgctactcccagtcaacagtcggtgggttgctcagacacaaccctcagttggcatggcctgggagcaattcctgtcctcccattgcctgtcctatgctgttccctccaatAAATAAGTATCTtaagctgtgggttcagctccactattcagtgaggatgatctaatagaggacagtcagcagctactacccagccaagaactggaggagacatccgcagcTTCCTCCGCTAGATgggcaagtagtaatgaggagagtgacatcagtgagcctgaggaggacatcagtgacgtgcagacacttgttgatgatgaagccgattgcagtTGGGAGAcgtgtgcagaaggggcttcaccatcatcaggagaagagggttgcaggttgcctgtgaggcagcagctgagccagcaaggtggtagcatggttggcagtcagcatggtggcagaagtgaaaattctGGAACCAAAAgtacccaggggagaccacctgctttgtggcaccctaccttcccgggaggtagtggaacagcggttcctggagacggcggaagtagcagtcaattagtgcggactgttggtgggaaaatcagctactcagcggtgtggcagtttttcatgaagcatccggaggaggttaacagagCCACATGcatgatatgtcagcagaaggcgAAGTGTGGTCAGGTTCCCAATGTTGGCacaatggccctgcgtcaacatttgCTGCCCCACCATAAAGTggactgggagaaccgtggctctgatgtagtggtccagcctgccatataacccagtggcacgccggtccctctttcagtcagccaaggctccatcacctcagccgaagggagcagtgTGTCATACCCACTTCTGTCCTGCTCCTTCTTTTAGTcagtccaccagcaatccatcggcgaagccatgtccaagagataacagtatgcgcccattcatccaacggcgcaaaagctgaatgtgctcctgtgcaagtggctggtgctgcagtccctcccttttcaagtggttgactctgcacctttcagagaactgatggcttgtgccgagccgaggtggagagtgccaagccgtcatttcattgcgaagaaggcagtaccagccctgctcaattttgtggaagaaatggtgggccagtccttgagtctgtcggtgtgtaccaaagtgcacggcagtgccgagaactggagctgtaactatggtcagggacaatacatgtcctttacggcccactgggtgaaagtggttcctgcacagccacaacaccaacttggacaggtcaaaccgcttccgcctccacgcactcaggccgttggtcctgtgacagtgtgcgactctgcctcctcatcctccaccgtgtcctcagcctccactgcacagacaagtctcagtatccctttagcataccatgtgtgcagggcacggtggtcttatttgtgacattgccacatgttggaattccaccctccatatgttggacctacTATATgatcagagaaaagccatcaccgatctcttaatgatccaagcggatatggggactcccctgtgtaatcttaatgtcaaccagtggccgctcatacatgacacttgccgtttgctcaggccctttgagtaagccacattattagtcagtcgccaggattacaggatgaatgaTGTAATTCCACagtttcatctactacaacacatgttggaaacgatggctggtcagggcactgaagacagggcgcctacatcttactgccacatgagccctgtgggggctgaaccagaggaggagggggaggggtacaGTGGAGTACAGTTTAAGTTACaagagatgggcggtttttctagtcatctgacaggagaagcaggagcagctagaggagctagagggttatgagcaaggcgagacacaggacccagaaacactgtggcagtatgcagtggagatggaggcaggaagtcactccgagtcacttgcacaaatggcatgatgcatgctcacttgcttgaggtgaccaccgaattgtcaccattcggcagcgggatgacttctggctctccaccttattggaccctcgctaccagaacaaaataagggccttttttacacccactgagagggaggacaaaccgaCCTATtccagagacatcctatgtagtcagttgaccaatgcctatctgcgccatcgtccatcctctcgcaggactgactcggggggccctctgggctcacctttcactgccagggtcagtatcagctccatcagcagcagtctgagtctacagttgctgatgagtagctctcatcacccgcatagtgaagcaactcatcatcagcagcaggtacacctggagcaggacctgaaccagcaggtggtggcatacccggacttctgggcagccaaacttgatttgtggccacccGGCCAGAGTTtaacctggaaaagctgtcctgcccggccagtagtgtgccatcagagtgggtgtttagtgcggtgggggccatagtaaccccaaggagaatttgtctgtccacgaaaaatgtgg from Hyla sarda isolate aHylSar1 chromosome 11, aHylSar1.hap1, whole genome shotgun sequence harbors:
- the LOC130294938 gene encoding olfactory receptor 6N1-like, yielding MPQKNNSAVEEFVFLAFADLHRVQNLIFVFFLLTYTTCIMANIAIITVVKIEHSLHKPMYFFISVLSTLEIIFVSVTVPKLLAILIAANNKISFSGCIIQMYFLNSLGVTECYLLMVMVFDRHMAINNPLRYHIIMTPTVCVGLAIFPWIFGFSSCFVLAILTAQLEFCGSNEIDHFFCDLAPLQSLACSDISISSMSTSIATAINVVLPFLIIMGFYIRILNTVTKIRSNDGKQKAFSTCTSHLIVASLFYGAAMIVYAKPKTNHYDKYLTFMYTAFTPMINPFIYTFRNREVKKVFMNLINRVMRPMLNDSAYGIMCHST